The following are encoded together in the Oncorhynchus gorbuscha isolate QuinsamMale2020 ecotype Even-year linkage group LG03, OgorEven_v1.0, whole genome shotgun sequence genome:
- the LOC124032267 gene encoding extended synaptotagmin-1-like isoform X3, whose amino-acid sequence MPSVDGSPSMSTGSGAADSALPEEMQPPKPPGQHAVTVLWSFGKFLATLLPVYLAGYFGFSISLVLFGLMVYIGWKHSRNEKVMRLRSAMFVLENERAYTTARAFMSKQELPPWVNFPDVEKVEWMNQILQQAWPFVGQYLEKLLVETITPAIRASNTHLQSLSFTTVNLGEKAMKVVGVKAHTEHDKRQVLLDLYISYAGDVEINVEIKKYFCKAGVKGIQLHGMLRVILEPLIGDVPLVGAITMFFIRRPKLDINWTGLTNMLDIPGLNAMSDTMIMDAIASYLVLPNRLTIPLVADLHIAQLRSPLPRGVVRIHLLEAEELTAKDTVIKGIIDGKSDPYAVLRVGTQTFTSHTVDSNLNPQWREMFEVIVHEVPGQELEVEVFDKDQNQDDFLGRVKMDLDVVHKARVLDKWLKLKDVTSGSVHLRLEWLSLLSSADRLSEVIQRNQNMTCKTGDPPSAAILSVYLDRAQDLPRKKGNKDPSPMVQLSVQNTTKESRICYLTSDPVWEDAFTFYIQDPRKQELDIHVKDDDRALSLGSLSIPLTRLLASPDLSMDQWFQLDKSGRIYINAVLRVLHLNEDASLTSSVTPQLPSPGAGHGDGGTTSEVALGGVGGAPKPEPTRPQQTTPDSDFASEGVLRIHLAEASNLIAKDNFIGGMVKGKSDPYVKIRVAGVTFRSHTIKENLNPSWNELYEIILTQLPGQEIQVELFDKDLDQDDFLGRFKLNLQDIISPQFTDEWYTLNDVKSGRLHLVMEWLPTVSESARLNQILQYQAQQQYQNKAVPSAAVLFVYLERAHGLPLKKNGKEPKVGAEISLRALTYKTKVCECSTSPRWDEAFHFLVRDPTEELLIVKLSHSWGQAMGTVVLPLREVLSEQGLVLDRWLSLDGALPESQILLRATLKMLNTQLAVCPSGVSSDTTGECSEPNLRHRSPLSQLRRGEDGGVE is encoded by the exons ATGCCATCTGTGGATGGAAGTCCGAGTATGAGCACAGGCTCGGGGGCTGCGGACTCGGCATTGCCAGAAGAAATGCAGCCACCCAAACCTCCAGGGCAACATGCTGTAACCGTATTGTGGTCCTTTGGAAAATTCCTGGCTACACTTTTACCAGTTTATCTGGCCGGATACTTCGGGTTCAGTATCAGCTTGGTTCTATTCGGTCTCATGGTCTACATCGGATGGAAACACAGCAGAAACGAGAAAGTAATGCGTCTGCGGTCAGCTATGTTCGTATTGGAGAATGAGAGAGCATACACCACTGCGAGGGCTTTTATGAGTAAACAGGAATTACCCCCATGG GTCAACTTCCCTGACGTGGAGAAGGTTGAGTGGATGAATCAG ATCCTGCAGCAGGCGTGGCCATTCGTGGGTCAGTATCTGGAGAAGTTGCTGGTCGAGACCATTACTCCAGCCATACGTGCATCCAACACCCACCTGCAGAGCCTCAGCTTCACCACAGTCAACCTTGGGGAGAAG GCCATGAAGGTGGTGGGAGTGAAGGCTCACACGGAGCACGACAAGCGGCAGGTCTTACTGGACCTATACATTAG CTATGCAGGTGATGTGGAGATTAATGTGGAAATCAAAAAGTACTTTTGCAAAGCAGGAGTGAAGGGAATACAG ctACATGGGATGTTAAGGGTGATCCTGGAGCCCCTGATTGGGGATGTGCCTCTGGTGGGAGCCATCACCATGTTCTTCATCCGCAGACCT aagCTGGACATCAACTGGACGGGGCTGACCAACATGCTGGATATCCCTGGACTCAA TGCCATGTCGGACACTATGATAATGGATGCTATAGCCTCATACCTGGTCCTCCCCAATCGCCTCACTATCCCCCTGGTGGCCGACCTGCACATTGCGCagctccgctcccctctcccacGG GGAGTGGTGCGTATCCACCTGTTGGAAGCTGAGGAGCTGACAGCCAAGGACACGGTCATTAAGGGGATAATAGACGGGAAGTCTGACCCGTACGCTGTGCTGCGTGTGGGCACACAGACCTTCACATCACACACCGTGGACAGCAACCTCAACCCACAGTGGAGAGAGATGTTTgag GTGATTGTCCATGAAGTGCCTGGTCAAGAGTTGGAGGTGGAGGTGTTTGATAAAGACCAGAACCAGGATGACTTCCTGGGCCG ggtcaaaATGGATCTAGATGTCGTACACAAGGCCAGAGTTCTAGATAAG TGGTTGAAGCTGAAGGATGTTACATCAGGCAGTGTTCACCTCCGTCTGGAGtggctctctctgctgtcctctgctGACCGACTCAGTGAG GTTATTCAGAGGAACCAGAATATGACCTGTAAGACTGGAGACCCTCCCTCTGCAGCcatcctgtctgtctacctggacCGTGCTCAGGACCTGCCT AGGAAGAAGGGCAATAAGGACCCCAGCCCCATGGTGCAGCTGTCTGTACAGAACACAACCAAGGAGAGTAGG ATCTGttatctgacctctgaccctgtgTGGGAAGATGCCTTCACCTTCTATATCCAGGACCCTCGCAAACAGGAACTTGATATTCAT gtgaAGGATGATGACCGGGCTCTGTCTCTGGGCAGTCTGTCCATCCCGCTGACCCGTCTGCTGGCAAGTCCTGACCTCAGCATGGATCAGTGGTTCCAGCTGGACAAATCTGGCCGCATCTATATCAATGCTGTTCTGAGG GTTCTGCATTTAAATGAGGATGCCTCTCTTACCAGTTCCGTAACTCCTCAACTCCCAAGCCCAGGGGCAGGCCACGGAGACGGGGGTACCACGTCAGAGGTAGCCCTCGGGGGAGTGGGTGGAGCCCCCAAACCTGAACCCACACGACCCCAACAGACCACCCCTGACTCGGACTTCGCTAGTGAG GGAGTGCTGCGTATCCACCTGGCGGAGGCCAGTAACCTGATAGCCAAGGATAACTTCATAGGGGGCATGGTGAAGGGGAAGAGTGACCCCTACGTCAAGATCAGGGTGGCAGGAGTCACCTTCCGCAGCCACACCATCAAAGAGAACCTGAACCCCTCCTGGAACGAACTCTACGAG ATCATCTTAACCCAGCTGCCTGGTCAGGAGATCCAGGTTGAGCTGTTTGATAAAGATCTGGACCAGGATGACTTCTTGGGGAG GTTCAAGTTAAACCTGCAAGACATCATCAGCCCACAGTTCACTGATGAG TGGTACACTCTGAATGATGTGAAGTCAGGTCGGCTTCACCTGGTCATGGAATGGCTCCCCACGGTCTCAGAGTCCGCCAGACTAAATCAG ATACTGCAGTATCAGGCCCAGCAGCAGTACCAGAACAAGGCAGTGCCGTCGGCTGCTGTGTTGTTTGTGTACCTGGAGAGAGCCCACGGCCTGCCG TTGAAGAAGAATGGAAAGGAGCCAAAAGTCGGGGCAGAGATTTCGCTGAGGGCCCTGACATACAAGACCAAG GTGTGCGAGTGCTCTACGTCTCCTCGGTGGGATGAAGCTTTCCACTTCCTGGTTCGTGACCCTACAGAGGAACTCCTTATAGTGAAG